The genomic DNA CGAGAAGTCGTCCTCACGGTGCGTCTCCAGAAGCCAGTTCGGATCAAAAACCAACATGCCGTTGGCGGGACCTTGTCCGGTCATCACGATGACTTTTCCGTGGGGCGCCGCATACGGATACGGGTAGGCGGTGCCCCGATCGCCCGTTTCCGGAGGGGTATTGTTGCGAGTGGGGTCGCGGTACACCTCGCGGTATCCGTGCCAGCTCCGGCATTCGTCATCGGAAATCGCCGCATGCAGCGCGTCGCGCCCGCCATACACGCCCGCACCGTTCACCCGCGGCGGTTTCTCGCATCCGTTCCAGAATACAAGAATTCGGCCATCCGGAATCCGCAGAAAACCCGCCGGTGCGTCCGTACCCAGGAATTCCGTGGGACGCAGGGGCTCCCACGCCGCGCCGTCGGGCGAGTAGGATTCATAGAGGCACCCGGCGTCGGTTCTGGCAAGCATGTAGACGCGGCCATCCTTCAATTCAATGACGCACGGCTCGCACGCGCCGTAACCACTGCCGTTGAAATCCGTATAGGTCGGCGCGGTGAGTTCGGACGGCGACTTGTGCCACGTGTCTCCCCCATCGTCCGAATACACGCATGTGACCACATTGGCGCCGCACGGCGGCCCTGTCTTCCGGTCTGGCAACCACTCCGCAAAGGGTAACACGATGCGGCCCGTGCTTAACTGGGTCACGCCGTTGATGGAACCCACATAACCCTCGAAAATCACCTTGGCCTTGTCCCACTCCGTGCCTCCGTTACGCGTTTTGATATGCCAGATGTCGATGAAATAATCGACGGCGACGGTCTTCCCTTCTCCTTCCCGGCGCACAATCATGGGAAAGAGATGAAATTCCCCATCCCGGTCGAGGAGGGGTAGAAATGCGCGCGGCCCCTCATACTCGAAACGCGGCTCGCCCCAGGTAACTCCGCCGTCTGGCGAGGTTACCGAGTAATTCTTATACAGACCGCCCTCGCCA from Candidatus Hydrogenedentota bacterium includes the following:
- a CDS encoding sialidase family protein; the protein is MLTRTIRAALFSAIAASSLWGAGPVLAAQEGPGRLSAAQKADIEAVSEPVLLGPRRGGVILLPDGALKSFYAETGEGGLYKNYSVTSPDGGVTWGEPRFEYEGPRAFLPLLDRDGEFHLFPMIVRREGEGKTVAVDYFIDIWHIKTRNGGTEWDKAKVIFEGYVGSINGVTQLSTGRIVLPFAEWLPDRKTGPPCGANVVTCVYSDDGGDTWHKSPSELTAPTYTDFNGSGYGACEPCVIELKDGRVYMLARTDAGCLYESYSPDGAAWEPLRPTEFLGTDAPAGFLRIPDGRILVFWNGCEKPPRVNGAGVYGGRDALHAAISDDECRSWHGYREVYRDPTRNNTPPETGDRGTAYPYPYAAPHGKVIVMTGQGPANGMLVFDPNWLLETHREDDFSGGLDGWSVFKHFGEVKHWWQDRVQSPVLVELPDARGGKVLHVRRPDDKAGDGAVWNFPMGRKGVLTLRVLLREGFGGAAVSLMDRFFDPTDPNGEHEAVFSLPIRPDGHISVNEVIKVGDWHTLRIQWDAPGRTAVVYVDEEARVYLPRSYREPRGINYLRMRSTAPEVDAAGMYIDYVTVDVSD